Proteins encoded together in one Lysinibacillus sp. FSL K6-0232 window:
- the cysS gene encoding cysteine--tRNA ligase: MSIQIFNSLTRQKETFVPLEEGKVKMYVCGPTVYNYIHIGNSRPVIVYDTVRRYFLYKGYDVKFVSNFTDVDDKIIKAANELGEEVHELTERFIAAYFEDVTALGCKKADVHPRVTDHMDDIIEFIQVLIDKGYAYESAGDVYYRTRKFDGYGKLSHQSVDDLKIGARIEAGEKKDDALDFALWKAAKPNEIRWESPWGAGRPGWHIECSVMAREHLGDTIDIHAGGQDLTFPHHENEIAQSEAHNDKTFARYWMHNGYINIDNEKMSKSLGNFILVNDIRKQIDPQVLRFFMLSVHYRHPINFAKDLVEAAAAGLERIRTAYNNVKHRLTTTVSLGDHSEEWLSKIAEQKALFEEAMDDDFNTANAISVLFELARIANIYLNETNTCKKVLESFIETFEVLGDVLGIEFAKEEELLDEEIEALLQERVEARKNRDFARSDEIRDHLQAQGIILEDTRQGTRWKRG; this comes from the coding sequence ATGAGTATTCAAATTTTCAACTCATTAACACGACAAAAGGAAACTTTTGTACCATTAGAAGAAGGCAAAGTGAAAATGTATGTTTGCGGTCCAACTGTCTATAACTATATTCATATTGGAAATTCTCGCCCTGTTATTGTCTATGATACAGTACGTCGATATTTTTTATATAAAGGCTATGATGTGAAGTTTGTATCAAATTTTACGGATGTAGATGATAAAATTATTAAAGCAGCAAATGAGTTAGGTGAGGAAGTACATGAATTAACAGAGCGCTTTATTGCTGCCTATTTTGAAGATGTCACAGCATTAGGCTGCAAAAAGGCAGATGTTCATCCACGCGTAACAGACCATATGGATGATATTATTGAATTCATTCAAGTGTTAATTGATAAAGGTTATGCCTATGAATCTGCTGGTGATGTTTATTACCGTACACGTAAATTTGATGGTTATGGTAAATTATCACATCAATCAGTGGATGATTTAAAAATTGGTGCCCGTATTGAAGCAGGTGAGAAAAAAGATGATGCATTGGATTTTGCATTATGGAAAGCGGCTAAGCCAAACGAAATTCGCTGGGAAAGCCCTTGGGGAGCTGGTCGCCCTGGCTGGCATATTGAATGCTCTGTCATGGCTCGTGAGCATTTAGGTGATACGATTGATATTCATGCTGGCGGGCAAGACTTAACCTTTCCACACCATGAAAATGAAATTGCACAATCGGAAGCACATAATGATAAAACATTTGCACGCTACTGGATGCACAATGGTTATATTAATATTGATAATGAAAAAATGTCCAAATCTCTTGGGAATTTTATTTTAGTGAATGATATTCGTAAGCAGATTGACCCACAAGTATTACGTTTCTTTATGCTTTCTGTTCATTATCGCCACCCGATTAATTTTGCAAAAGATTTGGTGGAGGCAGCAGCGGCTGGTTTAGAGCGAATTCGTACAGCCTACAACAATGTTAAACATCGTCTAACGACTACTGTCAGCTTAGGTGATCATTCAGAAGAATGGCTAAGCAAGATCGCTGAGCAAAAAGCGCTCTTTGAAGAGGCAATGGATGATGATTTTAATACAGCTAATGCTATTTCAGTATTATTTGAGCTAGCACGTATTGCTAACATTTATTTGAATGAAACAAATACTTGCAAAAAAGTATTGGAAAGCTTTATTGAAACTTTTGAGGTACTGGGTGACGTCTTAGGTATTGAATTTGCAAAAGAGGAAGAGCTATTAGACGAAGAAATTGAAGCATTACTGCAAGAGCGCGTAGAGGCACGTAAAAACCGTGATTTTGCCCGTTCTGATGAGATTCGTGACCATTTGCAAGCACAAGGTATCATTTTAGAAGATACACGACAAGGAACTAGATGGAAACGAGGGTAA